From Syngnathus scovelli strain Florida chromosome 14, RoL_Ssco_1.2, whole genome shotgun sequence, one genomic window encodes:
- the ak7b gene encoding adenylate kinase 7 isoform X3, with translation MATDNNANLETCRRFWRTDGKMDIHTQIRVFINDIDSFTSKCIAKCLSKHTIEGDGSAEKEGRTLKSCDSVPLSYEVVGTSSFVSEEIRPFVLEAYVQLSRENVLQKLMECDVIIYNITGHPEQVDEARWAVTGRRYSHSNNHHHHHHHHKQEVFSILCCIFAALHDNKRHFKRPKMFILISTVMTWACSEPISSDELELPFTDDDFRRRIPHPNFKKHLELEKLVAKMGKMDRALFSTYVVVSGLQYGMGEQVFHLFFKMSWLGQENEIAVFGEGNNIVPTIHVSDLASVIEKVIKIQPKPYYLVAVDYSNNTMEDIVKAIACALGSGKFQRRPFEEAFLKQDFSIMDIDLLHVNLCMEGVHLKELLTVHWLCEFGLVENIELVVEEYRQSRGLLPIRMCVLGPPAVGKSRVSQQICDHYKLHHIRLKETISETVSHLEFMIRNTPSDLDNEESTSATEAQELLNIFKENMEQNGGVLDDQVLVKVMIDKLMSNPCKNQGFVLDGFPKTYEQAKELFHVDEHESDERASLTSLYNKKIMPEFVLCLDASDSFLKDRVINLSEKLVQEHKYEQEHFLQLLAKYREKNMEDDSVVTYFEELDIKPFLIEITSVNSPDNQLLLHQICERVGQPRNYEQRNHKVQHGETELIETLEKAKREQKQKDEASQRSAHWQLWSNTLKEKRQREVQQLEVLSVPMKTYLIEQSI, from the exons ATGGCAACGGATAATAACGCAAACCTGGAAACTTGCCGTAGGTTCTGGCGGACGGACGGCAAGATGGACATACATACACAGATAAGAGTTTTTATCAACGATATTGACTCATTCACATCTAAATGTATTGCAAAG TGTCTTTCCAAACATACGATTGAAGGTGATGGCTCGGCTGAGAAAGAGGGTCGGACATTGAAATCGTGCGACTCGGTGCCACTAAGTTATGAAGTGGTTGGAACGAGTTCGTTTGTTTCAGAGGAGATCAGACCATTTGTGTTGGAGGCATACGTT CAACTGAGTAGGGAAAATGTTCTACAAAAGCTGATGGAATGTGACGTCATCATCTACAACATTACTGGGCATCCAGAGCAGGTAGATGAAGCCCGCTGGGCAGTTACAGGTAGGCGATATAGTCATagcaataatcatcatcatcatcatcatcatcataaacaAGAAGTGTTTTCCATTTTGTGTTGTATATTTGCAGCACTCCATGATAATAAACGACATTTTAAACGACCAAAAATGTTTATCCTCATCTCTACAGTAATGACTTGGGCATGCAGTGAGCCAATCAGTTCT gaTGAGCTGGAGCTCCCTTTTACTGATGATGATTTTAGAAGAAGAATACCCCATCCAAACTTTAAAAAGCACCTGGAGCTGGAGAAATTGGTTGCCAAAATGGGCAAGATG GACAGAGCATTGTTTTCCACATATGTTGTGGTGTCAGGACTTCAGTATGGAATGGGAGAGCAGGTCTTCCATCTATTTTTCAAG ATGTCATGGCTGGGACAAGAAAATGAAATAGCAGTGTTTGGAGAGGGCAACAACATTGTTCCCACCATTCATGTCAGTGACCTTGCAAG TGTTATTGAAAAAGTAATTAAGATCCAGCCGAAGCCTTATTACTTGGTCGCTGTGGACTATTCCAACAACACCATGGAGGACATTGTCAAG GCCATTGCCTGTGCGCTCGGATCGGGGAAGTTCCAGAGGAGGCCATTTGAAGAGGCCTTCCTAAAACAGGACTTCAGT ATCATGGATATTGATTTATTGCACGTCAACCTTTGCATGGAAGGTGTCCATCTCAAGGAACTGCTCACTGTCCACTGGTTGTGTGAGTTTGGTCTTGTGGAGAACATCGAACTGGTGGTGGAAGAGTACCGCCAGAGCAGGGGACTGCTG CCTATTCGTATGTGTGTTCTGGGTCCTCCTGCAGTGGGGAAAAGCAGAGTGTCTCAACAAATATGCGACCACTACAAACTCCACCACATCAGGCTGAAGGAGACAATCTCCGAGACTGTCTCACACCTG GAATTTATGATTAGGAATACTCCTTCAGACCTAGACAATGAGGAATCAACATCAGCAACAGAAGCCCAGGAGCTGCTGAACATTTTCAAGGAGAACATGGAACAGAACGGAG GTGTTTTAGATGACCAGGTGTTGGTGAAGGTGATGATAGATAAACTCATGTCCAACCCCTGCAAAAACCAGGGCTTTGTACTGGATGGATTCCCAAAGACGTATGAGCAAGCCAAAGAGCTATTCCACG ttgatgAGCATGAATCAGACGAGAGAGCATCTTTGACTTCCTTATACAACAAGAAGATAATGCCAG AGTTTGTTTTGTGCCTCGATGCATCAGATTCCTTTTTGAAAGATCGAGTGATTAACCTCTCTGAGAAGTTGGTCCAGGAACACAAATATGAGCAAGAGCATTTCCTGCAACTTTTAGCCAAATACAGAGAGAAAAACATGGAAGACGATAGTGTTGTCACTTACTTTGAGGAGTTGGACATCAAACCTTTTTTAATTG AAATTACCAGTGTCAATTCACCTGACAACCAATTGCTGTTGCATCAAATCTGCGAAAGAGTGGGTCAACCTAGAAACTACGAGCAGAGAAATCACAAGGTACAGCATGGAGAAACTGAGCTGATAGAGACGCTTGAGAAAGCAAAGAGGGAGCAAAAGCAGAAGGACGAAGCCAGCCAGAGGTCTGCACATTGGCAGCTGTGG TCTAACACTTTAAAGGAGAAGAGGCAACGGGAAGTGCAGCAATTGGAGGTTCTATCGGTGCCAATGAAGACCTACTTGATAGA GCAGAGTATCTGA
- the ak7b gene encoding adenylate kinase 7 isoform X2 has product MATDNNANLETCRRFWRTDGKMDIHTQIRVFINDIDSFTSKCIAKCLSKHTIEGDGSAEKEGRTLKSCDSVPLSYEVVGTSSFVSEEIRPFVLEAYVQLSRENVLQKLMECDVIIYNITGHPEQVDEARWAVTALHDNKRHFKRPKMFILISTVMTWACSEPISSDELELPFTDDDFRRRIPHPNFKKHLELEKLVAKMGKMDRALFSTYVVVSGLQYGMGEQVFHLFFKMSWLGQENEIAVFGEGNNIVPTIHVSDLASVIEKVIKIQPKPYYLVAVDYSNNTMEDIVKAIACALGSGKFQRRPFEEAFLKQDFSIMDIDLLHVNLCMEGVHLKELLTVHWLCEFGLVENIELVVEEYRQSRGLLPIRMCVLGPPAVGKSRVSQQICDHYKLHHIRLKETISETVSHLEFMIRNTPSDLDNEESTSATEAQELLNIFKENMEQNGGVLDDQVLVKVMIDKLMSNPCKNQGFVLDGFPKTYEQAKELFHVDEHESDERASLTSLYNKKIMPEFVLCLDASDSFLKDRVINLSEKLVQEHKYEQEHFLQLLAKYREKNMEDDSVVTYFEELDIKPFLIEITSVNSPDNQLLLHQICERVGQPRNYEQRNHKVQHGETELIETLEKAKREQKQKDEASQRSAHWQLWSNTLKEKRQREVQQLEVLSVPMKTYLIEYVISTLSQGLIACGSAWPEDPIDFLAEYLIKNNP; this is encoded by the exons ATGGCAACGGATAATAACGCAAACCTGGAAACTTGCCGTAGGTTCTGGCGGACGGACGGCAAGATGGACATACATACACAGATAAGAGTTTTTATCAACGATATTGACTCATTCACATCTAAATGTATTGCAAAG TGTCTTTCCAAACATACGATTGAAGGTGATGGCTCGGCTGAGAAAGAGGGTCGGACATTGAAATCGTGCGACTCGGTGCCACTAAGTTATGAAGTGGTTGGAACGAGTTCGTTTGTTTCAGAGGAGATCAGACCATTTGTGTTGGAGGCATACGTT CAACTGAGTAGGGAAAATGTTCTACAAAAGCTGATGGAATGTGACGTCATCATCTACAACATTACTGGGCATCCAGAGCAGGTAGATGAAGCCCGCTGGGCAGTTACAG CACTCCATGATAATAAACGACATTTTAAACGACCAAAAATGTTTATCCTCATCTCTACAGTAATGACTTGGGCATGCAGTGAGCCAATCAGTTCT gaTGAGCTGGAGCTCCCTTTTACTGATGATGATTTTAGAAGAAGAATACCCCATCCAAACTTTAAAAAGCACCTGGAGCTGGAGAAATTGGTTGCCAAAATGGGCAAGATG GACAGAGCATTGTTTTCCACATATGTTGTGGTGTCAGGACTTCAGTATGGAATGGGAGAGCAGGTCTTCCATCTATTTTTCAAG ATGTCATGGCTGGGACAAGAAAATGAAATAGCAGTGTTTGGAGAGGGCAACAACATTGTTCCCACCATTCATGTCAGTGACCTTGCAAG TGTTATTGAAAAAGTAATTAAGATCCAGCCGAAGCCTTATTACTTGGTCGCTGTGGACTATTCCAACAACACCATGGAGGACATTGTCAAG GCCATTGCCTGTGCGCTCGGATCGGGGAAGTTCCAGAGGAGGCCATTTGAAGAGGCCTTCCTAAAACAGGACTTCAGT ATCATGGATATTGATTTATTGCACGTCAACCTTTGCATGGAAGGTGTCCATCTCAAGGAACTGCTCACTGTCCACTGGTTGTGTGAGTTTGGTCTTGTGGAGAACATCGAACTGGTGGTGGAAGAGTACCGCCAGAGCAGGGGACTGCTG CCTATTCGTATGTGTGTTCTGGGTCCTCCTGCAGTGGGGAAAAGCAGAGTGTCTCAACAAATATGCGACCACTACAAACTCCACCACATCAGGCTGAAGGAGACAATCTCCGAGACTGTCTCACACCTG GAATTTATGATTAGGAATACTCCTTCAGACCTAGACAATGAGGAATCAACATCAGCAACAGAAGCCCAGGAGCTGCTGAACATTTTCAAGGAGAACATGGAACAGAACGGAG GTGTTTTAGATGACCAGGTGTTGGTGAAGGTGATGATAGATAAACTCATGTCCAACCCCTGCAAAAACCAGGGCTTTGTACTGGATGGATTCCCAAAGACGTATGAGCAAGCCAAAGAGCTATTCCACG ttgatgAGCATGAATCAGACGAGAGAGCATCTTTGACTTCCTTATACAACAAGAAGATAATGCCAG AGTTTGTTTTGTGCCTCGATGCATCAGATTCCTTTTTGAAAGATCGAGTGATTAACCTCTCTGAGAAGTTGGTCCAGGAACACAAATATGAGCAAGAGCATTTCCTGCAACTTTTAGCCAAATACAGAGAGAAAAACATGGAAGACGATAGTGTTGTCACTTACTTTGAGGAGTTGGACATCAAACCTTTTTTAATTG AAATTACCAGTGTCAATTCACCTGACAACCAATTGCTGTTGCATCAAATCTGCGAAAGAGTGGGTCAACCTAGAAACTACGAGCAGAGAAATCACAAGGTACAGCATGGAGAAACTGAGCTGATAGAGACGCTTGAGAAAGCAAAGAGGGAGCAAAAGCAGAAGGACGAAGCCAGCCAGAGGTCTGCACATTGGCAGCTGTGG TCTAACACTTTAAAGGAGAAGAGGCAACGGGAAGTGCAGCAATTGGAGGTTCTATCGGTGCCAATGAAGACCTACTTGATAGAGTACGTCATAAGCACTCTGTCTCAAGGCTTGATTGCATGTGGCTCAGCATGGCCAGAGGACCCAATAGACTTCCTG GCAGAGTATCTGATCAAGAATAACCCCTGA
- the ak7b gene encoding adenylate kinase 7 isoform X1: MATDNNANLETCRRFWRTDGKMDIHTQIRVFINDIDSFTSKCIAKCLSKHTIEGDGSAEKEGRTLKSCDSVPLSYEVVGTSSFVSEEIRPFVLEAYVQLSRENVLQKLMECDVIIYNITGHPEQVDEARWAVTGRRYSHSNNHHHHHHHHKQEVFSILCCIFAALHDNKRHFKRPKMFILISTVMTWACSEPISSDELELPFTDDDFRRRIPHPNFKKHLELEKLVAKMGKMDRALFSTYVVVSGLQYGMGEQVFHLFFKMSWLGQENEIAVFGEGNNIVPTIHVSDLASVIEKVIKIQPKPYYLVAVDYSNNTMEDIVKAIACALGSGKFQRRPFEEAFLKQDFSIMDIDLLHVNLCMEGVHLKELLTVHWLCEFGLVENIELVVEEYRQSRGLLPIRMCVLGPPAVGKSRVSQQICDHYKLHHIRLKETISETVSHLEFMIRNTPSDLDNEESTSATEAQELLNIFKENMEQNGGVLDDQVLVKVMIDKLMSNPCKNQGFVLDGFPKTYEQAKELFHVDEHESDERASLTSLYNKKIMPEFVLCLDASDSFLKDRVINLSEKLVQEHKYEQEHFLQLLAKYREKNMEDDSVVTYFEELDIKPFLIEITSVNSPDNQLLLHQICERVGQPRNYEQRNHKVQHGETELIETLEKAKREQKQKDEASQRSAHWQLWSNTLKEKRQREVQQLEVLSVPMKTYLIEYVISTLSQGLIACGSAWPEDPIDFLAEYLIKNNP; encoded by the exons ATGGCAACGGATAATAACGCAAACCTGGAAACTTGCCGTAGGTTCTGGCGGACGGACGGCAAGATGGACATACATACACAGATAAGAGTTTTTATCAACGATATTGACTCATTCACATCTAAATGTATTGCAAAG TGTCTTTCCAAACATACGATTGAAGGTGATGGCTCGGCTGAGAAAGAGGGTCGGACATTGAAATCGTGCGACTCGGTGCCACTAAGTTATGAAGTGGTTGGAACGAGTTCGTTTGTTTCAGAGGAGATCAGACCATTTGTGTTGGAGGCATACGTT CAACTGAGTAGGGAAAATGTTCTACAAAAGCTGATGGAATGTGACGTCATCATCTACAACATTACTGGGCATCCAGAGCAGGTAGATGAAGCCCGCTGGGCAGTTACAGGTAGGCGATATAGTCATagcaataatcatcatcatcatcatcatcatcataaacaAGAAGTGTTTTCCATTTTGTGTTGTATATTTGCAGCACTCCATGATAATAAACGACATTTTAAACGACCAAAAATGTTTATCCTCATCTCTACAGTAATGACTTGGGCATGCAGTGAGCCAATCAGTTCT gaTGAGCTGGAGCTCCCTTTTACTGATGATGATTTTAGAAGAAGAATACCCCATCCAAACTTTAAAAAGCACCTGGAGCTGGAGAAATTGGTTGCCAAAATGGGCAAGATG GACAGAGCATTGTTTTCCACATATGTTGTGGTGTCAGGACTTCAGTATGGAATGGGAGAGCAGGTCTTCCATCTATTTTTCAAG ATGTCATGGCTGGGACAAGAAAATGAAATAGCAGTGTTTGGAGAGGGCAACAACATTGTTCCCACCATTCATGTCAGTGACCTTGCAAG TGTTATTGAAAAAGTAATTAAGATCCAGCCGAAGCCTTATTACTTGGTCGCTGTGGACTATTCCAACAACACCATGGAGGACATTGTCAAG GCCATTGCCTGTGCGCTCGGATCGGGGAAGTTCCAGAGGAGGCCATTTGAAGAGGCCTTCCTAAAACAGGACTTCAGT ATCATGGATATTGATTTATTGCACGTCAACCTTTGCATGGAAGGTGTCCATCTCAAGGAACTGCTCACTGTCCACTGGTTGTGTGAGTTTGGTCTTGTGGAGAACATCGAACTGGTGGTGGAAGAGTACCGCCAGAGCAGGGGACTGCTG CCTATTCGTATGTGTGTTCTGGGTCCTCCTGCAGTGGGGAAAAGCAGAGTGTCTCAACAAATATGCGACCACTACAAACTCCACCACATCAGGCTGAAGGAGACAATCTCCGAGACTGTCTCACACCTG GAATTTATGATTAGGAATACTCCTTCAGACCTAGACAATGAGGAATCAACATCAGCAACAGAAGCCCAGGAGCTGCTGAACATTTTCAAGGAGAACATGGAACAGAACGGAG GTGTTTTAGATGACCAGGTGTTGGTGAAGGTGATGATAGATAAACTCATGTCCAACCCCTGCAAAAACCAGGGCTTTGTACTGGATGGATTCCCAAAGACGTATGAGCAAGCCAAAGAGCTATTCCACG ttgatgAGCATGAATCAGACGAGAGAGCATCTTTGACTTCCTTATACAACAAGAAGATAATGCCAG AGTTTGTTTTGTGCCTCGATGCATCAGATTCCTTTTTGAAAGATCGAGTGATTAACCTCTCTGAGAAGTTGGTCCAGGAACACAAATATGAGCAAGAGCATTTCCTGCAACTTTTAGCCAAATACAGAGAGAAAAACATGGAAGACGATAGTGTTGTCACTTACTTTGAGGAGTTGGACATCAAACCTTTTTTAATTG AAATTACCAGTGTCAATTCACCTGACAACCAATTGCTGTTGCATCAAATCTGCGAAAGAGTGGGTCAACCTAGAAACTACGAGCAGAGAAATCACAAGGTACAGCATGGAGAAACTGAGCTGATAGAGACGCTTGAGAAAGCAAAGAGGGAGCAAAAGCAGAAGGACGAAGCCAGCCAGAGGTCTGCACATTGGCAGCTGTGG TCTAACACTTTAAAGGAGAAGAGGCAACGGGAAGTGCAGCAATTGGAGGTTCTATCGGTGCCAATGAAGACCTACTTGATAGAGTACGTCATAAGCACTCTGTCTCAAGGCTTGATTGCATGTGGCTCAGCATGGCCAGAGGACCCAATAGACTTCCTG GCAGAGTATCTGATCAAGAATAACCCCTGA